One Mugil cephalus isolate CIBA_MC_2020 chromosome 12, CIBA_Mcephalus_1.1, whole genome shotgun sequence DNA segment encodes these proteins:
- the zgc:113337 gene encoding OX-2 membrane glycoprotein → MKIQVSFRKGLQVCLLLLLVGRLQCRVTAPARLEAPVDKPFTLNCVVSRDRGETLRQVRWLDVQNQTLVTYQPGNRDSVSGQQHVEVAPSPKDTSAITIRRVSFRDEGCYTCIFDLHPSGSKQGQTCLFVTSQVTAESNKTAVSGKKASLTCSYGLPEKVQQIAWRHTSAEGDSTEVASFAKRSDPMIEPPYQGRVWLAASLSESKLTIQPVAIQDEGCYTCVYDTIPDGPKSSVVCLSTYVLPKPQVSYKTTSPGVIEANCTSLSRPPAEIVWNVERDNRTMGPPRTALLPQGDGTTLVISTLTVQSGLLKDVSIKCLVHHKGLESPIAVSMNTKIGTALTILISVTTVAALLVMSLCFCLWKCFLRKEAD, encoded by the exons atgaagattcAGGTCTCCTTTAGGAAAGGTCTGCAGGTGTGTTTACTCCTACTTTTGGTGGGACGACTCCAGT GCAGAGTAACGGCACCGGCGCGTCTGGAAGCTCCAGTGGACAAGCCTTTCACGCTCAACTGTGTGGTTTCGAGGGACCGAGGCGAAACTCTGAGGCAGGTGCGTTGGCTGGATGTCCAGAACCAGACCCTGGTGACCTACCAGCCCGGCAATAGGGACAGCGTGAGTGGACAGCAGCACGTGGAGGTCGCCCCCTCCCCGAAGGACACCTCGGCCATCACCATTCGCAGGGTGAGCTTCCGGGATGAAGGCTGCTACACCTGCATCTTTGACCTGCATCCTTCTGGTTCAAAGCAAGGACAGACATGTCTCTTTGTTACCT CTCAAGTCACCGCTGAAAGCAACAAAACAGCGGTGAGCGGCAAGAAGGCCTCCCTCACGTGTTCCTATGGTTTGCCAGAAAAAGTGCAGCAGATTGCATGGAGGCACACGTCCGCCGAAGGAGACTCCACAGAGGTGGCCTCCTTCGCAAAGCGGAGCGACCCCATGATCGAGCCACCTTACCAGGGAAGAGTCTGGCTCGCCGCCTCCCTGTCGGAGAGTAAGCTCACCATCCAGCCCGTCGCCATCCAGGACGAGGGCTGCTACACCTGCGTATACGACACAATACCCGACGGGCCGAAGAGCTCCGTGGTTTGCCTCTCCACCTATG TCCTGCCAAAACCTCAGGTGAGCTACAAAACCACTTCCCCCGGTGTGATCGAGGCCAACTGCACCTCTTTGTCTCGGCCCCCCGCGGAGATCGTGTGGAACGTGGAGAGGGACAACCGCACCATGGGCCCCCCTAGGACCGCGCTCCTCCCCCAGGGCGACGGGACCACTCTGGTCATCAGCACGCTCACTGTCCAATCCGGGCTGCTGAAAGACGTGTCCATCAAATGCTTGGTTCACCACAAAGGGCTCGAGTCGCCGATCGCTGTGTCCATGAACACTAAAA
- the si:ch73-390b10.2 gene encoding Golgi pH regulator yields the protein MSFLVDSVIMFTSQVLFFGFGWLFFMRQLFKDYEVRQYVVQVVFSVTFAFSCTMFELIIFEILGALSSSSRYFHWKLNLYVILLVLIFVVPFYIGYFVVSNIRLLQRQRLLFACMVWFTFMYFFWKLGDPFPILSPKHGILSIEQLISRVGVIGVTLMALLSGFGAVNCPYTYMSYFLRNVTDSDILALERRLLQTMDMIVSKKKRIAMTRRQMYQRGEDQNKQTGFWGMIKSVTSTQTGSENLSLIQQEVDALEELSRQLFLETVDLQSTKERIEYSKTFQGKYFNFLGYFFSIYCVWKIFMATINIVFDRVGKTDPVTRGIEITVNYLGIQFDVKFWSQHISFILVGIIIVTSIRGLLITLTKFFYAISSSKSSNVIVLVLAQIMGMYFVSSVLLMRMSMPLEYRSIVSEVLGELQFNFYHRWFDVIFLVSALSSILFLYLAHKQSPEKHMAL from the exons ATGTCGTTTCTGGTGGACTCCGTCATCATGTTCACCTCGCAG GTGCTGTTCTTTGGATTTGGCTGGTTATTCTTCATGCGGCAGCTGTTCAAGGACTATGAG GTGCGACAGTACGTGGTCCAAGTGGTTTTCTCCGTCACCTTTGCTTTTTCATGCACCATGTTTGAGCTCATTATCTTCGAGATTCTGGGTGCCTTAAGCAGCAG TTCCAGGTATTTCCACTGGAAGCTGAACCTGTATGTGATTCTGCTGGTTCTAATCTTTGTGGTGCCTTTCTACATTGGTTACTTTGTTGTCAGCAACATACGCCTGT TGCAAAGACAGAGGCTTCTTTTTGCCTGCATGGTGTGGTTTACATTCATGTATTTCTTCTGGAAACTGGGAGATCCATTCCCCATCTTGAGTCCAAAACACG GTATTCTGTCCATTGAGCAGCTAATCAGTCGTGTGGGTGTGATCGGAGTCACCCTCATGGCTCTGCTGTCTGGGTTTGGTGCTGTCAACTGTCCTTACACGTACATGTCCTATTTTCTCAG AAATGTAACAGATAGTGACATCCTTGCTCTGGAGAGGCGGCTGCTCCAAACTATGGACATGATCGTCAGCAAAAAGAAACG AATTGCAATGACACGGAGGCAGATGTACCAACGTGGGGAAGACCAGAACAAACAGACAGGGTTCTGGGGCATGATCAAGAGTGTCACCTctacacaaacaggaagtgaaa ACCTCTCTCTGATCCAGCAGGAGGTTGACGCTCTAGAGGAGTTGAGTCGGCAACTCTTCCTTGAGACTGTGGACCTGCAATCCACCAAG GAGCGCATTGAGTACTCAAAGACATTCCAGGGAAAGTACTTCAACTTCCTTGGCTACTTCTTTTCCATCTATTGTGTTTGGAAAATCTTTATG GCCACTATAAACATAGTGTTTGATCGAGTTGGAAAGACGGATCCAGTGACGAGGGGTATTGAGATTACAGTGAACTACTTGGGCATCCAGTTTGAT GTTAAGTTTTGGTCTCAACACATCTCTTTTATCTTAGTGGGTATAATAATCGTTACGTCCATCCGTGGCTTACTCATCACCCTCACCAAG TTCTTCTATGCGATATCAAGCAGCAAATCCTCCAACGTCATTGTGCTCGTCCTCGCTCAGATCATG GGGATGTATTTTGTGTCGTCTGTGCTGCTGATGCGAATGAGCATGCCGCTGGAGTATCGCTCCATCGTGTCAGAGGTTCTGGGTGAGCTGCAGTTCAACTTCTACCACCGCTGGTTTGACGTCATCTTCCTGGTCAGCGCCCTCTCCAGCATCCTCTTCCTTTATCTCGCACACAAGCAATCTCCAGAGAAACACATGGCCCTCTGA